The Chlorocebus sabaeus isolate Y175 chromosome 9, mChlSab1.0.hap1, whole genome shotgun sequence genome includes a window with the following:
- the LOC103216790 gene encoding uncharacterized protein encodes MCAHGVTRGPPRMQRLRLGNGRTITSFALGGFIGNLPSTEAGAHPRRSPRSRVLLVLGPQGIQDPPTVRRVKEYTGCEYVSQKRGTGASHRHGNLAPTGALGPTTAGKRSGGTHGWDVPQAPSGWLLARDVRSPAAPRTLDNLRLISFGRFGDKGETGPRRVGTPEGCASPFRWATGKPVRAWGQGIERRPPHYYPELGTPMQSHREQAAAIPLPHAGG; translated from the coding sequence ATGTGTGCACATGGGGTGACCCGGGGGCCTCCTCGAATGCAGCGTCTACGCCTAGGGAATGGACGCACTATTACCAGTTTTGCCCTGGGAGGATTCATCGGTAACCTACCGAGCACAGAGGCCGGTGCGCACCCACGGAGAAGCCCGCGCTCGCGAGTCCTCCTGGTGCTGGGGCCCCAGGGCATTCAAGACCCGCCGACCGTGAGGCGGGTCAAGGAGTACACAGGGTGCGAGTACGTTAGTCAAAAGCGGGGTACGGGCGCGAGCCACAGGCACGGGAACCTCGCGCCGACTGGAGCCCTAGGCCCGACGACGGCAGGTAAGCGGAGTGGAGGCACACATGGCTGGGATGTGCCCCAGGCACCATCCGGGTGGCTTCTGGCGCGGGACGTCCGCAGCCCCGCAGCTCCCAGGACGCTAGACAATCTGCGACTGATCAGCTTTGGCCGGTTTGGTGATAAAGGGGAGACAGGCCCGCGGCGAGTGGGAACGCCTGAAGGCTGTGCCTCACCTTTCAGGTGGGCCACGGGCAAACCGGTAAGAGCCTGGGGGCAAGGGATAGAAAGACGACCACCTCATTACTACCCAGAGCTCGGGACTCCTATGCAGTCCCATAGGGAACAGGCGGCCGCCATTCCCCTCCCCCACGCTGGCGGGTAA